The Thermosulfurimonas sp. F29 genome includes a window with the following:
- a CDS encoding ParB/RepB/Spo0J family partition protein: MPGKKVKRLGRGLAALLPEAEGELRMVSPDAIVPSPFQPRRKFSEEELARLADSIREKGVLQPLLVREIAPGTYELVAGERRLRAAKMAGLSEVPVLVKALSDEEALSVALIENLQREDLNPLEEAEGYRRLMEEFGFTQEEIARRVGKDRSTVANALRLLRLPEEIREDLWEGRLSAGHARALLALEDRELMLTAREEILRRGLSVRETERLVKRLREGSPSRRRPAPDPDLEALARELSEICGGRVRVEMGRRGPRFRLEFDDLSTAERFISDLRKLKEL, encoded by the coding sequence GTGCCCGGCAAAAAGGTCAAGCGATTGGGTAGGGGGCTTGCGGCGCTTCTGCCCGAGGCGGAGGGGGAACTCCGGATGGTATCTCCGGACGCCATAGTGCCCTCCCCCTTTCAGCCCCGCAGGAAGTTTTCCGAGGAGGAGCTGGCCCGGCTGGCGGATTCCATCCGGGAGAAGGGGGTCCTTCAGCCCCTTCTGGTGCGGGAGATCGCCCCCGGGACTTACGAGCTGGTGGCCGGGGAGAGACGCCTGCGGGCGGCTAAAATGGCCGGTCTTTCCGAGGTTCCGGTTCTGGTCAAGGCCCTTTCCGACGAGGAGGCCCTTTCCGTGGCCCTCATCGAGAACCTGCAGCGGGAGGACCTCAATCCTCTGGAGGAGGCGGAGGGTTACCGGCGCCTAATGGAGGAGTTCGGGTTCACCCAGGAAGAGATCGCCCGGCGGGTGGGAAAGGATCGTTCCACCGTGGCCAACGCCCTGAGGCTCCTCAGGCTGCCGGAGGAGATCCGGGAGGATCTGTGGGAGGGACGCCTCAGCGCCGGACACGCCCGGGCCCTCCTCGCCCTCGAGGATCGGGAACTCATGCTCACGGCCCGGGAGGAGATCCTCCGCCGGGGCCTTTCGGTGCGGGAGACCGAAAGACTGGTCAAACGCCTTCGGGAGGGTTCTCCCTCCCGAAGGCGCCCCGCGCCGGATCCGGATCTCGAGGCCCTGGCTCGGGAGCTTTCCGAGATCTGCGGCGGCAGAGTTCGGGTGGAAATGGGTCGCCGCGGACCACGCTTTCGCCTCGAATTTGACGATCTTTCGACTGCGGAACGTTTTATATCCGATTTGCGTAAATTGAAGGAATTATAA
- a CDS encoding FmdB family zinc ribbon protein: MPIYEFRCENCGERFEKLCFSSRDERETRCPRCGSYRVRREFSTFACGIGGGGGFGFGSCGTGGHGFGFG; the protein is encoded by the coding sequence ATGCCCATCTACGAATTTCGGTGTGAGAATTGTGGCGAGCGTTTCGAGAAGCTTTGTTTTAGCTCTCGTGATGAAAGAGAAACCCGTTGCCCCCGGTGTGGGAGTTATCGGGTGCGAAGGGAATTTTCCACCTTTGCGTGCGGCATCGGGGGCGGGGGAGGCTTCGGATTCGGTTCCTGCGGAACCGGTGGGCACGGTTTCGGATTCGGCTGA
- a CDS encoding septal ring lytic transglycosylase RlpA family protein: protein MKIVHVPLGGKGPPLPASQKPYTVNGRTYYPLPSAAGYVEEGLASWYGPGFHGRRTASGEIYNMYAFTAAHRLLPLGTYVLVTNLENGRRVVVRINDRGPFVPGRIIDLSYAAARALGMVEKGVARVRVVALAEGRPGPRGIVFTRLPSLRRGEFYLQVGSFKNYANAVRLRERLSRRFRSVLIEPFEAPEGTFYRVRVFLAYDLSEARRRAAALRREFPRAFLVAR, encoded by the coding sequence GTGAAGATCGTGCATGTGCCTCTGGGGGGGAAGGGGCCGCCCCTTCCCGCTTCTCAGAAACCCTACACCGTCAACGGACGCACCTACTATCCCCTTCCCTCGGCGGCGGGTTATGTGGAGGAGGGGCTGGCCTCCTGGTACGGTCCGGGATTTCACGGACGCCGCACCGCAAGCGGTGAAATCTACAACATGTACGCTTTCACCGCGGCGCATCGCCTTCTTCCCCTCGGCACCTATGTGCTGGTGACCAATCTGGAAAACGGCCGGAGGGTGGTGGTGCGCATCAACGACCGGGGACCTTTCGTGCCGGGCCGGATCATCGACCTCTCCTACGCCGCGGCCCGGGCCCTGGGTATGGTGGAGAAGGGGGTGGCCCGGGTGCGGGTGGTGGCCCTGGCCGAGGGGCGCCCGGGCCCGAGGGGGATCGTGTTCACCCGCCTCCCCTCCCTGCGTCGGGGGGAATTTTACCTTCAGGTGGGGTCTTTTAAGAATTATGCCAATGCGGTGCGTTTGAGAGAGCGTCTTTCCCGGCGTTTTCGGTCCGTGCTTATCGAACCATTCGAGGCCCCGGAGGGCACCTTTTACCGGGTGAGGGTATTTCTGGCCTACGATCTCTCCGAGGCCCGGAGGAGGGCCGCGGCCCTGCGGCGGGAATTTCCCCGGGCCTTTCTGGTGGCCCGATGA
- the plsY gene encoding glycerol-3-phosphate 1-O-acyltransferase PlsY: MSNLIYWSSPLIAGAYLLGSVPFALLVCRPFGVDPRRAGSGNPGATNVARLLGKRWGFLTLVLDLGKAVFPVWLAKKWLAGMPGASWGIAAAGFAAFLGHLFPVYLRFRGGKGVASAAGVLLVVCPKALALLIPLFVIAVALSGYVSVGSLSAAAAAPFLVRLLSPEPAYFLMTVLMSLLIWIKHRENLRRLVRGEEKSWRKN, translated from the coding sequence ATGAGCAATTTGATTTACTGGTCCTCACCTTTAATAGCGGGGGCTTATTTATTGGGATCCGTACCTTTTGCCCTTCTGGTCTGCCGTCCCTTCGGGGTGGATCCCCGCCGGGCTGGGTCGGGGAATCCCGGAGCCACCAATGTGGCCCGCCTTCTGGGTAAGCGATGGGGATTCCTCACCCTGGTTCTGGATCTGGGCAAAGCCGTCTTTCCGGTCTGGCTGGCCAAGAAGTGGCTAGCGGGCATGCCGGGGGCCTCCTGGGGGATAGCGGCTGCCGGGTTTGCCGCCTTCCTGGGGCACCTTTTTCCGGTTTACCTCCGTTTTCGGGGTGGAAAGGGCGTGGCCAGCGCCGCGGGAGTGCTGCTCGTGGTCTGTCCCAAGGCCTTAGCCCTCCTAATTCCTCTTTTCGTGATCGCCGTGGCCCTCTCGGGTTATGTATCTGTGGGCTCTCTTTCCGCCGCCGCGGCGGCTCCCTTCCTGGTGCGCCTTCTTTCCCCTGAACCGGCCTACTTCCTCATGACCGTCCTGATGAGCCTTCTCATCTGGATAAAGCACCGGGAAAACCTCCGGCGCCTCGTTCGGGGGGAGGAAAAGTCCTGGAGGAAGAACTGA
- a CDS encoding ParA family protein, whose protein sequence is MILALTNQKGGVGKTTLAINLSAALAEKGLSVLLVDLDPQANASSGLGVRVSASRSLYAALAGKRPPGDLIISTPYGVSLLPSSVDLAGGEVELLDLPDREFLLRNILADLSPRYDFVILDCPPSLGILTVNALCAAEGVVIPLQCEYYALEGLSLLVRTLRRVREGLNSGLFLFGIVLTMYDGRNRLSREVAEEVRRHFRWTVFETLIPRTVRLSEAPSHGKPITAYEPRGRAAEAFRRLAEEVARRARQKGQAIG, encoded by the coding sequence ATGATCTTGGCGCTCACCAATCAGAAGGGAGGAGTGGGTAAGACCACCCTGGCGATAAATCTCTCCGCGGCCCTTGCGGAAAAAGGTCTTTCGGTGCTCCTGGTGGACCTGGATCCCCAGGCCAACGCCTCAAGCGGTCTGGGCGTAAGGGTTTCGGCCTCAAGAAGCCTCTACGCGGCCCTTGCCGGAAAGCGTCCTCCCGGAGACCTGATAATTTCTACCCCTTACGGAGTCTCGCTTCTGCCCTCCTCGGTGGACCTTGCCGGGGGTGAGGTGGAGTTGCTGGATCTTCCGGACCGGGAGTTTCTTTTACGAAACATCCTTGCGGATCTCTCCCCCCGCTACGACTTCGTTATCCTGGATTGTCCCCCTTCCTTGGGTATTCTGACGGTGAACGCCCTCTGTGCGGCCGAGGGGGTGGTCATTCCCCTTCAGTGCGAGTACTATGCCCTGGAGGGGTTGTCCCTTCTGGTGAGGACCCTGCGGCGGGTGCGGGAGGGACTTAATTCGGGGCTTTTTCTTTTCGGGATCGTCCTCACCATGTACGACGGACGAAACCGGCTCTCCCGGGAGGTGGCCGAGGAGGTGCGGCGACACTTTCGCTGGACGGTCTTTGAGACCCTCATCCCTCGCACCGTGCGCTTGAGTGAGGCCCCCAGCCATGGTAAGCCCATAACGGCCTACGAGCCCCGGGGACGGGCGGCGGAGGCCTTCCGGAGACTGGCCGAGGAGGTGGCAAGGCGTGCCCGGCAAAAAGGTCAAGCGATTGGGTAG
- a CDS encoding PAS domain S-box protein has translation MKNCFDPRVLDLLPDGVMVLDAEGRILYANSAMAEILRKPLPEILGGYCYKLVHGTETRPSFCVQMRMEAEMRPIVEEFYEPHLGTWLWVYAAPVKNEKGCCVACFHLTRNISREEKGFVGNYLFARIVETLPGFFYLSDRNYRILAANRRFKEWVGKDPTGRLCYEVIYGRKVPCDWCRQDEVFEEGKALQWEARNPRDHRWYLAVNSPFDSPSGERFKIGLIFDIHERKILEEKLFRLFEDNPAGLAVTDFEGRILMVNRALRALMGIEEKALQGKTVWEYYLQPEDRHHFMKTLKRKGEISGYELQLRDHRGRIRTVLVSARVFGEGEHREIWSTVQDITALKEAEAALAESEARFRTLAENAPLAVILMDDVGRITYFNPMAERIFGWMEREVLGKELHLVLAPPKYHQRYREAFARVRATGKSRLFGKRLEFEALRKDGSVFPAEVFFSIIEVRGRRLYLGLVQDISERKRLEEERLKLEKHRALELLAGGVAHDFNNLLTSILGNLDLLERLVENGKAREIIERSRKVAREARDLARDLLIFSKGDIPIPKEVVIRDFLKDLVRFLTHGSPVRVHFEIPPGLPPIKIDSSHFAQMVQNLVLNALEAMPEGGDLFIQAEAVEERVILTVRDTGPGIPPEILPQIFEPGFTTKRAGSGLGLAVVKSIVERYGGSIEVFSPPGEGAMFRIVLPASKTEPLVRLSREFPSFKGKEKFSGRVLVMDDEEPIRTLLFEALSHLGVEVETAASGEEALHKYRRALEEGKPFDLLILDLTVPGGKGAIWVAERLREETGPRPRLVLSTGYALEVFRDRDLAAPFDDVLKKPYTLEELSNLLRKHLAS, from the coding sequence ATGAAAAATTGTTTTGATCCCCGCGTACTGGATCTCCTTCCCGACGGGGTGATGGTGCTGGATGCCGAGGGGAGGATTCTTTACGCCAATTCCGCCATGGCCGAGATCCTGCGAAAGCCCCTTCCGGAGATCCTGGGGGGATACTGCTACAAACTCGTTCACGGCACGGAGACCCGGCCCTCCTTCTGCGTTCAGATGCGCATGGAGGCAGAAATGCGGCCCATCGTGGAGGAATTTTACGAGCCCCACCTGGGGACCTGGCTCTGGGTATATGCGGCCCCGGTAAAGAACGAAAAGGGATGTTGCGTGGCCTGTTTTCATCTCACCCGGAATATTTCCAGGGAGGAAAAGGGATTTGTTGGTAATTATCTCTTTGCCAGGATTGTGGAAACCCTTCCCGGTTTTTTCTACCTTTCGGATCGAAACTATCGCATTCTTGCGGCCAATCGTCGGTTCAAGGAATGGGTGGGGAAGGATCCCACGGGCAGACTCTGTTATGAGGTGATCTACGGGCGGAAAGTTCCCTGCGACTGGTGCCGGCAGGATGAGGTCTTTGAGGAGGGAAAGGCCCTTCAATGGGAGGCCCGCAATCCCCGGGATCACCGCTGGTATCTGGCGGTCAATTCCCCCTTTGACTCTCCCTCCGGAGAGCGCTTCAAGATCGGCCTGATCTTTGACATCCACGAACGAAAGATCCTGGAAGAAAAGCTTTTTCGCCTCTTCGAGGACAATCCCGCCGGTCTCGCGGTGACGGATTTCGAGGGACGCATCCTTATGGTCAATCGGGCCCTGAGGGCGCTGATGGGTATTGAGGAAAAAGCTCTTCAGGGAAAAACCGTCTGGGAATATTACCTCCAGCCCGAGGATCGTCATCATTTCATGAAAACCCTGAAGAGAAAAGGAGAAATTTCCGGATACGAACTTCAGCTGCGGGATCACCGGGGACGGATTCGGACCGTTTTGGTTTCGGCCAGGGTCTTCGGCGAGGGCGAACACCGGGAGATCTGGAGCACGGTCCAGGACATCACCGCCCTCAAGGAGGCCGAGGCGGCCCTGGCCGAAAGCGAGGCCCGTTTCCGGACCCTGGCGGAAAACGCCCCGCTGGCGGTAATCCTCATGGACGATGTCGGACGCATAACCTACTTCAACCCCATGGCCGAGAGGATCTTCGGCTGGATGGAGCGCGAGGTGCTGGGGAAGGAGCTTCATTTAGTTCTGGCCCCGCCCAAGTATCATCAGCGCTACCGGGAGGCCTTTGCCCGGGTGCGGGCCACGGGAAAGAGCCGTCTCTTCGGAAAACGCCTGGAGTTCGAGGCCCTCCGCAAGGACGGCTCCGTTTTTCCGGCCGAGGTGTTCTTCTCTATCATAGAGGTGAGGGGGCGGCGCCTTTACCTCGGTCTGGTTCAGGACATAAGCGAACGGAAACGCCTGGAGGAGGAACGCCTCAAGCTGGAAAAACACCGGGCTCTGGAGCTTCTCGCCGGCGGGGTGGCCCACGACTTCAACAACCTTCTCACCTCCATCCTGGGGAATCTGGATCTTCTCGAGCGTCTGGTGGAAAACGGAAAGGCACGGGAGATCATCGAGCGCAGTCGAAAGGTGGCCCGGGAGGCCCGGGATCTGGCCCGGGATCTACTGATATTCTCCAAGGGGGACATTCCCATTCCCAAGGAGGTGGTGATCCGGGACTTCCTCAAGGATCTGGTGCGCTTCCTTACCCATGGATCCCCGGTGCGGGTGCACTTTGAGATCCCTCCGGGGCTCCCCCCGATAAAAATCGACAGTTCACACTTCGCGCAGATGGTCCAGAATCTCGTGTTGAACGCCCTTGAGGCCATGCCCGAGGGAGGGGATCTTTTCATCCAGGCCGAAGCCGTGGAAGAGCGAGTAATTCTTACCGTAAGGGATACCGGGCCGGGAATTCCCCCGGAGATACTTCCCCAAATCTTTGAGCCGGGTTTTACCACCAAGAGGGCCGGCTCCGGACTGGGATTGGCCGTGGTAAAAAGCATCGTGGAAAGGTACGGGGGAAGCATTGAGGTCTTCTCCCCTCCCGGCGAAGGAGCCATGTTTCGCATTGTTCTCCCGGCGAGCAAGACGGAGCCCCTGGTCAGGCTTTCCCGGGAATTTCCTTCTTTCAAGGGAAAGGAGAAATTCTCCGGGCGTGTTCTGGTGATGGACGACGAGGAACCTATAAGGACCCTCCTTTTCGAGGCCCTGAGTCATCTGGGTGTGGAGGTGGAGACCGCGGCCTCCGGGGAGGAGGCCCTTCACAAGTACCGCAGGGCTCTTGAGGAGGGGAAACCCTTTGACCTTCTTATCCTGGATCTAACCGTACCCGGGGGCAAGGGGGCCATCTGGGTGGCCGAGCGTCTCAGGGAGGAAACCGGCCCCCGTCCCCGTCTTGTCCTTTCCACGGGATATGCCCTGGAGGTTTTCAGGGACAGGGATCTGGCGGCTCCCTTTGATGATGTATTGAAAAAGCCCTATACCCTGGAGGAGCTCTCCAATCTTCTCCGCAAACACCTCGCCTCATGA
- the rnc gene encoding ribonuclease III, protein MKELYRRLGILEERLGFRFRDPGLLVRALTHRSYAAEKRLGPFADNERLEFLGDAVLSAVISHLLYERFPDRAEGDLSRMRAWLIREERLARLAERLGLPDFVLVSRGEERSGGQHKASILAGALEAVIGAVYLDGGYGRAFDCLKQLFGRLVAQAERGLETDYRSRLQELTQARFRETPIYRVVAEEGPPHAPCFEVEVVVNGRVLARGRGRSKKEAAQEAARRALQLLDKNDEAAQ, encoded by the coding sequence ATGAAGGAACTCTACCGGCGTCTGGGGATTCTCGAGGAACGGCTGGGGTTCCGTTTCCGGGATCCGGGGCTCCTGGTGAGGGCCCTGACCCATCGCTCCTACGCCGCTGAAAAGCGGCTCGGTCCCTTTGCGGACAACGAGCGCCTGGAGTTTCTGGGAGACGCGGTGCTTTCGGCGGTGATCTCGCACCTCCTCTACGAACGCTTCCCCGATCGGGCCGAGGGGGATCTTTCGCGGATGCGGGCCTGGCTGATCCGGGAAGAGAGGCTGGCCCGGTTGGCCGAGCGGCTGGGGCTCCCGGATTTCGTCCTGGTCAGCCGGGGAGAGGAACGCTCCGGCGGACAGCACAAGGCCTCCATCCTGGCCGGAGCGCTCGAGGCGGTGATCGGGGCCGTGTATCTCGACGGGGGCTACGGAAGGGCTTTCGATTGTCTGAAGCAACTGTTCGGAAGGCTCGTGGCCCAGGCCGAAAGGGGACTTGAGACGGACTATCGCTCCCGGCTCCAGGAATTGACTCAGGCCCGCTTCCGGGAGACTCCGATATATCGAGTGGTGGCCGAAGAGGGGCCTCCGCACGCTCCCTGTTTCGAGGTGGAGGTAGTGGTGAACGGTCGGGTCCTGGCCAGAGGGCGAGGAAGGTCCAAAAAAGAGGCCGCTCAGGAAGCCGCTCGCAGGGCCCTCCAGCTACTGGACAAAAATGACGAGGCCGCACAATAG
- a CDS encoding DUF342 domain-containing protein — MGVREEARKKGYPLNDRYVLRVSPDEMEAWLEGGMPEEKEWPKLRQSLSELGLSGLLEHPEPTPDGWVIVARGKPPVPGQDGRLEFLVDLSHGPRKIDKYRVDLREMNLVVSVQAGTPVLRRIPPQPGQPGYNVWGEVLTPPPVKDVEFNYGEGLRPDEGNQVLIAERDGCLVEKQGKLAVEPTYTLEGDVDWDSGNVRFYGEKLTVTGSVRRGFKVLAKGEVEIQGGVEDEAEIEIEGNLSVGGLVHGAGTVVRVSGNAVLGSVEYARVEVEGDLTVRDYVLQARLKVGKHLEVMEGRGLVAAGEITVGEDAILKVAGNDSYVPTRIGVGSPPRILEEIDGLRSELVLLDEVTEKLRKAIALGLKLKKEGKLTPKKAKILAKLQKVFGEKMLAQADLQEKLKEKENILQAQLKYTLRVLEKVYPGVIIAIGRYEYRIKEEIPGPVEFYWEENKVKSRPL; from the coding sequence GTGGGAGTCCGGGAAGAGGCCAGAAAGAAGGGCTATCCCCTGAACGACCGCTATGTACTCCGGGTCTCCCCCGACGAAATGGAGGCCTGGCTCGAGGGAGGGATGCCTGAAGAAAAGGAATGGCCAAAGCTCCGTCAGAGCCTTTCCGAACTGGGCCTTTCCGGCCTTCTCGAACACCCGGAACCGACCCCGGATGGATGGGTGATCGTGGCCCGGGGGAAACCCCCTGTGCCCGGGCAGGACGGGCGTCTGGAATTCCTGGTGGACCTCTCCCACGGCCCGCGAAAGATCGACAAATATCGGGTCGATCTCCGGGAGATGAACCTGGTGGTATCCGTACAGGCCGGAACCCCGGTGCTGCGCCGCATCCCTCCCCAGCCCGGTCAGCCCGGATACAATGTCTGGGGCGAGGTCCTTACCCCTCCACCGGTAAAGGATGTGGAATTCAACTACGGAGAAGGTCTCCGGCCTGATGAAGGAAACCAGGTTCTTATCGCCGAGCGTGACGGGTGTCTGGTGGAAAAACAGGGCAAACTTGCCGTGGAACCCACCTATACCCTGGAAGGGGATGTGGACTGGGACTCCGGGAATGTGCGTTTTTACGGCGAAAAACTCACTGTAACCGGATCCGTGCGGCGGGGCTTCAAGGTCCTGGCCAAAGGAGAAGTGGAAATACAGGGCGGAGTCGAGGACGAAGCCGAGATAGAGATAGAAGGAAATCTTTCGGTGGGAGGTCTGGTGCACGGGGCCGGTACGGTGGTGCGGGTCTCCGGAAACGCCGTTCTGGGAAGCGTGGAGTACGCCAGGGTGGAGGTGGAAGGCGATCTCACCGTGCGGGACTATGTCCTGCAGGCCCGACTCAAGGTGGGAAAGCATCTGGAGGTGATGGAGGGGCGCGGTCTTGTGGCTGCCGGAGAAATCACGGTGGGGGAGGATGCGATCTTAAAGGTGGCCGGGAACGACTCTTATGTACCCACCCGAATAGGCGTAGGGAGTCCACCTCGAATCCTTGAGGAAATCGATGGGCTTCGTTCCGAATTGGTCCTTCTTGATGAGGTCACCGAGAAACTCCGTAAAGCAATAGCTCTGGGTCTGAAGTTAAAAAAGGAGGGAAAACTCACCCCCAAGAAGGCCAAAATCCTGGCCAAGCTTCAGAAGGTTTTCGGAGAAAAAATGCTTGCTCAGGCCGATCTTCAAGAAAAATTGAAGGAGAAAGAGAACATCCTTCAAGCGCAGCTGAAATACACCCTGCGGGTTCTGGAGAAGGTGTATCCCGGGGTAATTATAGCCATAGGCCGATACGAGTACCGGATAAAGGAGGAAATCCCGGGACCGGTGGAGTTTTATTGGGAGGAAAATAAGGTAAAATCGCGTCCCTTATAA
- a CDS encoding DedA family protein — translation MEELISFLLDTVGRLGYPGIFLLMALESSFFPFPSEVVIPPAAYLASRGEMDLYGIIGAGVAGSLAGAWFNYLLALKLGRPALEAFLRRYGKYLFLSEFTLYKVEDFFDRHGHVSTFIGRLLPGIRQYISLPAGLGRMNPWLFSVFTLLGAGLWVTVLAICGYVVGKNESMLHKFLHQVSGGMIVFSLVVVFLYVLWKKKKFSGL, via the coding sequence ATGGAAGAGCTGATAAGCTTTTTGCTTGATACCGTTGGTCGGTTAGGGTATCCGGGAATATTCCTTTTGATGGCGCTGGAATCGTCTTTTTTTCCTTTCCCCAGCGAGGTGGTCATCCCTCCGGCAGCCTATCTTGCATCCCGGGGTGAGATGGACCTTTACGGGATTATCGGGGCTGGAGTCGCGGGAAGTCTTGCCGGGGCCTGGTTTAATTACCTTCTGGCTCTCAAACTGGGCCGACCGGCCTTGGAAGCGTTTTTGCGTCGTTACGGAAAATATCTTTTTCTTTCTGAATTTACTCTGTACAAAGTGGAAGACTTTTTTGATCGTCACGGGCATGTTTCCACCTTTATAGGTAGACTTCTTCCGGGCATAAGGCAGTACATAAGCCTTCCCGCAGGACTCGGACGCATGAACCCCTGGCTGTTTTCGGTTTTCACACTCCTGGGAGCCGGCCTCTGGGTAACCGTGCTGGCCATCTGTGGATATGTGGTGGGAAAAAATGAGTCCATGCTTCACAAATTCCTTCATCAAGTCAGTGGAGGGATGATAGTTTTTTCTTTGGTGGTCGTCTTCCTGTATGTCCTGTGGAAGAAAAAGAAATTTTCGGGACTTTAA
- a CDS encoding 5-formyltetrahydrofolate cyclo-ligase: MRDLREIKQRLREEVWRRLTEAGVARFPGAYGRIPNFAGAEAAAKRALALEEVKRARVVFVNPDSPQYPLRAELLSAGKILVVAAPGLRGEKPFILLHPERLRPHPLRVATLKGAFRYGERLSLAEVPPLDLFVTGCVAVSPRGERLGKGGGFADREHALLLEAGKITPETPILTTVHELQILSEIPREPHDLSVDLIVTPERVVRVSRET; the protein is encoded by the coding sequence ATGAGGGACCTTCGGGAGATCAAGCAGCGTCTGCGGGAGGAGGTGTGGCGGCGGCTCACGGAGGCCGGGGTGGCCCGTTTCCCCGGGGCCTACGGGAGGATTCCCAACTTCGCGGGGGCCGAGGCCGCGGCCAAAAGGGCCCTTGCCCTGGAAGAGGTGAAAAGGGCCCGGGTGGTCTTCGTCAATCCGGACAGTCCCCAGTATCCCCTGCGGGCGGAACTCCTTTCGGCCGGAAAGATCCTGGTCGTGGCCGCCCCCGGTCTCCGGGGCGAGAAACCCTTCATCCTGCTACATCCCGAAAGGCTCCGCCCGCACCCTCTCCGGGTGGCCACCCTCAAGGGAGCCTTCCGCTACGGGGAAAGACTCTCCCTTGCGGAGGTCCCCCCTCTCGACCTTTTCGTCACCGGATGCGTGGCGGTGAGCCCCCGGGGGGAAAGACTGGGTAAAGGGGGAGGATTTGCCGACCGGGAGCACGCCCTCCTGCTTGAGGCCGGAAAGATAACCCCCGAAACGCCGATCCTCACCACCGTGCACGAGCTCCAGATCCTTTCCGAAATCCCCCGGGAGCCCCACGACCTCTCGGTGGACCTGATCGTGACCCCGGAGAGGGTGGTACGCGTTTCACGTGAAACATGA
- a CDS encoding TldD/PmbA family protein encodes MELPGGTDKVLAALSAGALFADLYFENTRALRIVLEGEKIEELSAGEDAGVGLRRIEGDFETRYAFSNDFSTGTLLALARRLGGREARSVQDPGPRASGQLPVKVVPEEVDLSRKIALVKRAGEVARRLSPEIRQVRVLYQETEKRLAMLDSEGGWVEETRVYTLFAVQVVAEREGLLQQGYEPVGGTMGFELFEEHPPEEVARRAAERALLMLSARRAPGGRMPVVLSSEAGGTMIHEAVGHGLEADHAEEGFSVYAGRLGERVASPLITVIDDPTLPGKRGSYLFDDEGVPAEKVILIENGVLKNFLYDRATALKFGKTPNGHGRRESYRYRPIPRMANTYIAPGPHDPGEIVRSVDRGLLVKKMGGGEVNPVTGDFVFEVTEGYLIEDGEVGEPVRGATLVGNGPEVLRIIDMVGRDLGFGIGTCGKDGQGVPVSDAQPTLRIPELIVGGEVK; translated from the coding sequence ATGGAACTTCCCGGAGGTACGGATAAGGTTCTCGCCGCGCTTTCGGCCGGGGCCCTCTTTGCCGACCTTTACTTCGAAAACACCCGGGCCCTGCGCATAGTCCTCGAAGGGGAAAAGATCGAGGAGCTTTCCGCCGGAGAGGACGCCGGGGTGGGCCTGCGTCGCATCGAGGGGGACTTCGAGACCCGTTACGCCTTCTCCAACGACTTTTCCACCGGCACCCTGCTGGCCCTGGCCAGAAGACTCGGCGGTCGGGAAGCCCGTTCGGTCCAGGATCCAGGCCCGAGAGCCTCCGGGCAGCTTCCGGTAAAGGTGGTCCCGGAAGAGGTGGACCTTTCTCGTAAGATAGCCCTGGTGAAGCGGGCCGGAGAGGTGGCCCGCAGACTTTCCCCGGAGATCCGTCAGGTGCGGGTGCTCTACCAGGAGACCGAAAAGCGCCTGGCCATGCTCGATTCCGAAGGAGGGTGGGTGGAGGAGACCCGGGTTTACACCCTCTTTGCGGTCCAGGTGGTGGCCGAGAGGGAGGGCCTCCTTCAGCAGGGTTATGAACCGGTTGGAGGTACGATGGGGTTTGAGCTTTTCGAGGAGCACCCCCCGGAGGAGGTGGCCCGGCGGGCGGCCGAGAGGGCCCTTCTCATGCTCTCGGCCCGCAGGGCCCCCGGAGGGCGCATGCCGGTGGTGCTTTCCTCCGAGGCGGGAGGCACCATGATCCACGAGGCCGTGGGGCACGGTCTTGAGGCCGACCACGCCGAGGAGGGCTTCTCGGTCTACGCCGGTCGCCTGGGAGAACGGGTGGCCTCGCCCCTCATCACCGTAATCGACGATCCCACCCTCCCGGGAAAGCGAGGATCCTATCTCTTCGACGACGAAGGGGTTCCGGCCGAAAAGGTAATCCTCATCGAAAATGGGGTGCTCAAAAACTTCCTCTACGATCGGGCCACGGCCCTCAAGTTCGGGAAGACCCCCAACGGCCACGGGCGCCGGGAGTCTTACCGGTATCGTCCCATTCCCCGCATGGCCAACACCTACATCGCCCCCGGTCCCCACGACCCCGGGGAGATCGTCCGCAGCGTGGATCGGGGACTCCTCGTGAAAAAGATGGGCGGAGGAGAGGTCAATCCCGTGACCGGGGATTTCGTTTTCGAGGTCACCGAGGGCTACCTCATCGAGGACGGAGAGGTGGGAGAACCGGTGAGGGGGGCCACCCTGGTGGGCAACGGCCCGGAGGTTCTCAGGATCATCGACATGGTGGGCCGGGACCTCGGCTTCGGTATCGGCACCTGCGGTAAGGACGGCCAGGGCGTCCCCGTCTCCGACGCCCAGCCCACCCTCCGCATCCCCGAGCTCATCGTGGGCGGCGAGGTGAAGTAA